taatatcccaaagatcgtatatcgggcatggtgctgtcaagctTATACGAAATCTgtccgagtctcactctaatcagattctcctagagaacttttaTCTCAATCCGAATCTCATGCTTATCGAATTTATTACGATTTGATTGATCCTAGCTAGAGATTTGCCCGAGTgagaacatataagatatttctctcatgattccAAGTATAAATGAttatctattgacactcaattgcttttgtaaggttggttgtcatttTCAATATTcgtttgtactagatctagaattTCTAAATCTATAAGTATGGTGTCAAAGAATGAAATACTCAAATAATGTATTATTGATgtctaagtctaaggactagatacacaatAGAGATTGTGGAATCACTGTcttacaatgaggtatcattaactatctaacattttgtaagcggatcattcagtgaactcattctctaatgagaacATACACTATATCCTTActatccccacacaagcagcaatGAGACTAGTTGTCTCCATCATATGCATGAGTATGTAGCACAccggtctgtccagttatcttgatgtccctcttgagtaatctaTGATCGAAAATATTTAGGGTCTGTATTTATAAGTGAATTGgtccattattatgatctcattatgattcaATTCTCATTACATAAACCCAAAGAGATtacaatatatatttatcatcaatataaagtaataaaatgtcataataataaaaataaaaaagattgtataatatatcacatgtgtcatcgctcacgtgattggcttgtagaacACTTGTAACTAGCATATTATACAACATGGAGAGGGCTAGTCATAGGCTTGACAATCCTAAATTAGTTAGCTTTGGTAGCTATTTTTGGCTTATAAACAAAAGTTATATCATATGGGCACTTGTGGCCATTTTGTAGTGGACCATCTTGGACCCTTTATTGTATGATCGTTTAGAGTTTATGAattctatgtttataatttacattagttATATAGTATTTGTTGAAATtattgcttgtgaatcccgattgaaatgctttctctaacccgatttctcttttgtaagtcctaagataccataggaggtttcgagaAGATTGACCTTTGTGGATGGACATGCGAGGGTGATGCACGACCAAGGTAAACCCAACTAAGTTCATAACGTTTGGTATCAAAGTGGGACAAGTatacatagaaacacttagcatataAATATAGGGGACCTAACGAGGCTATATTGAGGGTAGCCAACTTGCACAACCGTTTAGTGAAGAGAGCATTAAAATATAGGAAAATGAGTCGCTTGAAGAAgtgagcatctgagattgacattaagAGGAATGACCAATCTTTCATGTGAGAGGCACTACGAGAACAAGCAAGTTGGGAAGAATGCATAGcacacaaaagttgggatgattaAGTTTGAGCTATGACTCAATGTTAGCAACcaaacttgatggtgcttaaggcaagtgaAGCACTTGAAAAAGGATAAGACCATGTAAAATGGGATGGATTGcatagcgatcgaaagagttatgcaaagctcacatagGTGAGAGAATTACTAATTTGAAGAATTTAGTACTTATGTAAGAGTTTATATATAGACGATAGAATATTCATGACCATCCGAAGGCGACAAAAACGTGATATCATGgaacattaaaactttctcttcagcatgagaaaGATACATCCATAGGAGGGTGACATGTGTAAAAGGTTCAGCATattactaggccttgaggggtgcagcaagGGCAGAATAATACAAAGTTTATTTGGCAaagcagagtagtccaaggggatagtagACTTCAAAACTTCCAGAGGGAAGgatgcgaagagagaagttgctctaacaagatagatatctaggagggtTAAATCCTAGCTCTCTAAAGAGAGAATTATGTGCAATAGATCGTGTATATTAAGGAAGAGTACTTCAAGACAATAACTCCACAAAACTCAACGAAATGAACGAGCGATGAGAAGTCATTGCATGATATCATATGAGGTAACTAAATTGGCTGATTTTCTACTCCGTGTATCATCAACTACATTTGTTTTCCTATGATGGTAATTGGTTACACAATTATAATCTTTTACTAACTCACATTCTCCTCTACCTCATATTCAGATCTTTTCGAGTAAAGAAATActtcaaactcttatgatcaatatatatttcatatttctcaCCGTAAAGACAATATCATCAAATTTTTAAGACAAACACTATTGTTGTTAATTCTAAATCATGGGTCGAGTAGTTCATCACATCATATTTTAACTATCTTGAGGCATAAGCTATAACACTatcattctaaatcatgagtCTAATAGTTCATCACattattttgtttccttttataatttttataatttagtccctataatatttatatttataaatagatcctcaaaaacataaaaacattatattcttcttttTAAATGAAGATTCTAACCCTATAAACTTCACGTATCGAATCTAAAAAATAATCAAGATTAATATATCTTTATGACATCAATCATATCATAAcatcatatataattaaatattttaaaatatataaaaatttaagatatttttcaTCTCAAATATTGATCGTTGAACAAAAATATTCTTGCTTCACCCTAAATATTAAGATAAATTAATCTCATGTCAAAGTATGCTAGTATATTTTGGCTCATTGTATTATACTTAATGTAAACTTTAACACTTATGCATGGTCAGCTAATATTTgatagaatattaaaaataatatattttaaaaagtatatatcttaattttataaattaaaaatatgagtatatcatttatcatatttatgaaaagtaatcatcataaatcatatcaaagataatgtattgaCATAATAATTATATAGTAATTCAAATGTAAGAGACTTGGGACTTCATAATATTATCCTAACAgttaatttattatcatgaataAGCGATCGTCAAataattttcataaatttttttacgtataatatgAATATTATATTATACGTAATATTATATTATAGATTCTGTTTCATATAGCATAATATTCTGTTACACTTCATCTATTTAATGTGGAGGATCGAACGAACAAACCCCATCCCGGTGCGGTCGCGAGCGATGGAGCCATTGTCGTCGTCGTGTCCGCCGAGGGAGGTCTGCGCTGGGCCATCGTTGTCGTCGGGGCCAGGATCGAGCAAGCATTGCCCGGGCAGACAAGAAGAATTGGTGTCACTGCCGTCGTCGTCTCCGCCGGTCGAGGTCGCCTCTGGGCTTTCCTCGTCGTCGGCGGCGTTGACGGTGCAGGGGAAGCTTTTCGTCGGCGGCATCTCATCGGAAACGGGGGAGGCGTTGCTGGTGGAGCACTTCGCTGAGTATGGCGAGTTGAGGGAGGTGACCGTGATACGGGACCGCATCACGAGCAACTCGAGGGGGTTCGGCTTCGTTCGGTTCGTCAATCCGGATAATGCCGAGAGCGCGCTCAAGGAGGCGATGCATGTCATCGATGGAAAGACGGTTCGTATCCCCCGACACACCCACCCTTCCTTTCCTTTTCCTCCGTTTCTACTTGGTGGTGTTCTTCTCCGTCGTGAAATACAAATCTTTTATTTACTTACTATGGTTGAATTGGGTTTTAGAACGTACTGCTGGGGAAAAGGGTGTTCTGTTAACTGCAATTTGAGTATGTTTCTTGGTAATTTTTCAAAGATATCGTTGAACTGTGCCTCATTCAATGCAGAAGGAAACTAGAAAAGATCATGGTGTTCATGTTTAttgtgcaatttgcaagttgATAGAGGATTATTCACGCAAATTTGATTACCCAAGAAAAGTCGAAGAAGATTCTTTTTTCCTCTGTTAGTTCAGAACAGAAAGTAATTAATTACTGTTTTTTCGGCAGTATATCTTTGCTTTTATCCTTGCTCTATCTTAACATCAAGTTCAATTTTGTCTAATTGAACAGTTGGTTTTTAGAAAGAGTAATTACAAAAGTATCCTTATTTGTGTTGTCTCTTGGGTTTTCTTTGTCATTTTTAGGTTGATGTAACAAGAGCTAGGCGTTATCCGTCGTGCCATCCTGCAGGGGAGTCCAGCAGTTACTGTTTTGTTAACAATGGCAGTATCACTAACCCAAAGAAGATCTTTATAGGAGGTTTACCTGACAGCATCGATCAACATGAACTCAAGGATTATTTTGAGAACTTTGGTTCTGTCATGGACGCTGTGGTGATGTACAATAATATAACTCAACGGCCAAGGGGTTTTGGTTTTGTCACATTTTCCTCCGAAGACTCTGTAGCAATGGTATTGAAGAACAACTACCATGAGCTGAAAGGGAAATTTGTAGATGTCAAGGTAGCAATACCCAAGAATGATAATAATTATACCAATAACAGAAATAACAACAATTATCATAGTTCAAGCATTGGAGGTGGTGGAGGTCGAAGGTGGCCGATTTATGACGCCTATCAAGGCTGTTATCATGCAACACATGGATATTGTGGACCTGGTTCATGTGGTAATACTCTATATGGATACCAATTTGTGAGCCCTTTGAATGATCCAAGGTGGATGCCCACCCTTGTGACCTACTACCCTTATGTCATGGGAGGCTCTGGGAGCAACATGCCTGCGCATGATCATCTTCTGTTTCAAGCATCTGATGACAGTAATAGAGACTACTGCTGTACAAATGGAGACACCTTGAAGTAGAGAGAAATCACAAGTTGAAGGAGGCTATAATTGTGGTGCAAAGTAAATGCTGATTGGTATgtcctttttttgttttattcttttGTGCATTGAACTGCTATTCATGTTTAAGCAATACATAGTAATTCACTGGTTTTTTATGTTTACAATCTTACATCCTTAtaaaattgcttaggaagaatattTTGTTTTGGCAATTGGCATCCTGACAATGGGGTTCCATCTGCTAAGATGGTTATATTTTTCATTGTGAAACGGTAATGTTGTTTGCCTTTTATTTTGTAATTTCCTTGTATGGCCTAAGATTTCAAAAATTTAACCTTAAGGTTGCGATGGAGGTGATAGAGGGCTGGGGTAAGAACTTATTGACTTGATTGTTCATTCTCCGATAGAACTTGCATAGATCTGTCTTCTGCAAATGTGGAACCTTTTATGGAGAACTCTAGCAGTTGCTTAGTCTTTTTTACTCATAGCAATTACTTATTTTGTTTTCTATCAGCCTCGTATAATCTGTGTGAGAATTCTATTGGTTACTTAAGCCAACAACTAGGACAGTTGACTGGTCTTAAGCCTGTCGAAGCTTGTCTCAGAATTATCCTGATTTCATCCTAATATAGGAAACTAAACCAACTCAGTTAATTCATCTGATTCAGTCTTCACTTGCCTTGATTCGGCTTACCTTAGGATTCAGTAGGCTAAACATTTAACACCCTTCTGGTGACGATCAATCTGCCTAAAATTTGATGAGGTAAGAATAACATCAGCAAAATAAATTAAACATTAAGCACTAAACAATATGGGGATGGTATTGTAGATTCTGTTGTTCTTCAGTGCATATTCTTTATAATGATCGTTTATCAATAGATGCAGTGTCAACCGGAAAAGTGTAATGAGTGTATGGCAATTTAAATACGAGTTGGCATTTTACAGAGCCAACCCCAGGCAGTTCTGGAAGCAGAACGTGATAAGATAAATGTTAATAGGAGCagtctgaaatttattatattCTGTAACCATATGTGATTTATATTAGGAATGCTGTAATATGCAATCTGTAACACTTGAGCATGATTTACTTGGGAGTAGGGGAGTTGGTGTTGGGTTTGTTGCATGTCAGATTGATCTGGTCAGGCCGCATTTGCTTGATTTtgattgttctttttgttttgttttcacaAAATATACTAGGATTTGAGACATTACTAACACCAGTAAGATGCAATTTTCTACATCAAAGTGTAGTTCTAGTTTGACATTGAACTAATAGATATTGGACTAATGGTCTGGATTTTTCAGACTTTTCTATATCTGACAGAAATCTGTGGAGAAGCTTAAATCTTTACAGATCAACAGAAATTGACATAGTATATTTACAAGTTTTTACTTGAACTAAGGGTGTAAACAAAACAAAAGTATTGACTATTGAAGCTCTAAACAATTGCGCAAACAACAGCTATATATCTTCACTAATAGAGGAGACGCTGATTATTTTCAGATTTAGGAATCTTATATTCCTAACCTTCAATTAGGTTAATAAAAAGGATGATTGGAGGAGAGGACTGATGGATACACCCATGGGGCATGCATCAttttctatgattttttttttttggtgtgttTTGTGTGTATGGCACTCTATGTTGATACAAATGGTTACTTCAATCCATGCATGCTAGTATATTTGACAGATTATGCTGCGGCTGATTTATAATGCGCTTGCTTGTTGTATAAACATGGTCTTCCAAGTCCACTTTATTTGGAAGTGCTTGTCTCCATCATGGAACATCCAAGTTGTGTTGTGAATTTTCACTCACAAACATTTTCCTATAGGAGAACgtcctttttgttgttgttgttgttgttatgctATAATGTTCGGGTACATGTTGCCTCTGGCTCTTAAAGACTTCATTGCTGCTAGTTTCTATCCAAAAGGACTTCACAGCTTAGGATCAAAGCTGGACTCTGGAAAATTGCTTCATACCCTGTTGATCATGTTGTTATTTATCTCTTCAGTTTTCTCTGATACGTCATTTGTGTTATCATTGTAGGCCAACACATCACGAGATTCTCTCTTACTGCTCTAACATTATTAACTGTTAGAACTTACTGAAGGAAATTTTATTATTACTGTTTGTTATTTCTTGGTTATATGATGATGCTAAGGCATCAATTgacatgttttattttatttttattttaataggtAATTGACGTTGACTGGATTTGAGCGTAGGATGTGGCTATAATCTACAATACTATGATGTCTCACGATACCCAGAGAGCGTCGTTCGAACAGCTTATCTGACTGAAGATTTATGATACCATAATCACCAAGTTTTATTTAGCATCATGCTCTattgtagcaaaaaaaaaaaaagtgtagggGATGAAACCTGTAATTTCCTTTAGTTCTTGATCGAGAttagtttcttcttttttatcttaAATATTAGTTTTTAGTTCATTgtctctactcattgcaacgaaTTAGAGCTTGTCAATCAAACTTGGTTTGTTTACTGCTTTATGTCTTTTTATTTTAATCTGAAATCGACATGGATAATGGAGAATCTGAAACTGTGGAAGAAGCATGACGCAGCCTTGTCGTTGTGGGGCATTCGATGCGACGAGTCTCCTCACTTGAAGCTGCCATTCATCTCGAAGACTATACTACAAAATCTTATATCTACTAACTAAACTTGCTCAGACATCAGCCGTTGAGCCTGTAAATGGATAATTGATGGGTTATATTTGGTTGATGTTGCGGTCTCATCAATAAATAGAGGTCCCATCACATATCATTCCATGTTGATGGAGACGAAAGCTCAACTCCATATTTTCCTCTTGTTCATCTCACATCCAGGTCAATTCATCCATCTCCATTAGGGATCGATCATAAAGTTTGTGCCCTCAGTGGCGTCTTGTTCGTGAACCCGGAAAAAGAAGGCGAAAAAGCTCGCTTAGAATTGACCCCCCCCCTCGCCGTCCTCGTGTGCCGTCTCGTCTCGTCTCGTCTCCTGAATCATCTACAGCCAAGCCCATATTGTTGAGCATGAGATGCATTGCGAGGGGTGCATGCAACATGGAGTTGCTGCCGTTTTGGTGGCATCATAAACGAAGCGGCAGGAATGATTAGTTCGTGTTTGAGAATGTTTGATCTTTTATCGCCTACTCGAATGTCCCAAAGCTTGCGCAAAATGCATGGCTTCTTTTCCCCTTTCAGTTTCAATTCCAGACCAGGTGAAGAAAAGCAAAAgcagaaagcaaaaaaaaatggCTTCTTTTCAGGCTTGCAGCACAGCTCTGAGGACCTTCTGCATTGAGCGCTTTCTCTTTCTCTGTGTTCCTCTCTCTGATCACGCTCAGGAGAGCGAGAATGTGGAAGCACGCACATAATTCAACTTGGGAGTGAACCCCACCGTTGCAGCAGGGAGACTGCCACGACTTGGGTTTAAGGTTTGAGATTTCTGTAGCCTACAGCTTAATGAATGGCATCATCTCTGCATCGAGTTTAACATCCCCACCATCGTTGCCCTCAAGCCAAGCTGCTTTGCCCATAGGTTTTTGGAATCTTGTGCGTCGCCTCCTCAGATAAACCCTACATTTCATGCTGACCAATGCTTTTCCTAGTATAAAAGCAAGTGTTCAAGAAGCACATGTGTTGATCAGGGAACATGGCCGATCTCCTATCGGATGTTGACCTCTCATGCATAGTGGCGAATGGTCTTAGGGGAGTAAGAGCACTAGGAGACAATATGGTTGTGAGCAGGAAAATTGCAGAGACagtgcgtgagagagagagagagactaagaAGATTTAGTTGAGAGTTTTTATATGGAACGGCAAGAaagttactctctctctctctctctctctcgctcgctcgctcgttcTCTCGTGACTTCTTTACATGCCTGTTTGTTCTTCCTGGTTGCTTTGGTGCTTGTTTAGTTGCTGTCGAGGGACTCTTTACTCCCTTTCCTTCTGGGGCCTATGCACACTTTATTAGGGTATGCTTGCTTGGATTTTGTTTGAATCTTGTGCTTCATTCCCTCGTGAAGGATACAACCAGCATTTAACTCCATTATTGCTGTGGACTGCATGGCTGCAGAAGGTTTGAATGGAGTAAGCTTTTACTTTATTTCTTATGAGCTTTTATCCTCCTTTTACTTTGTCAGTCCACATACTGCAATGGTTATTTGCCTGTCCTGGGCTTTAAAGATCGCACTGTGGGACAACAGGGATGGAGGGAAAAG
This DNA window, taken from Musa acuminata AAA Group cultivar baxijiao chromosome BXJ3-7, Cavendish_Baxijiao_AAA, whole genome shotgun sequence, encodes the following:
- the LOC103991162 gene encoding heterogeneous nuclear ribonucleoprotein 1-like, which codes for MEPLSSSCPPREVCAGPSLSSGPGSSKHCPGRQEELVSLPSSSPPVEVASGLSSSSAALTVQGKLFVGGISSETGEALLVEHFAEYGELREVTVIRDRITSNSRGFGFVRFVNPDNAESALKEAMHVIDGKTVDVTRARRYPSCHPAGESSSYCFVNNGSITNPKKIFIGGLPDSIDQHELKDYFENFGSVMDAVVMYNNITQRPRGFGFVTFSSEDSVAMVLKNNYHELKGKFVDVKVAIPKNDNNYTNNRNNNNYHSSSIGGGGGRRWPIYDAYQGCYHATHGYCGPGSCGNTLYGYQFVSPLNDPRWMPTLVTYYPYVMGGSGSNMPAHDHLLFQASDDSNRDYCCTNGDTLK